The Daphnia carinata strain CSIRO-1 unplaced genomic scaffold, CSIRO_AGI_Dcar_HiC_V3 NW_026452950.1, whole genome shotgun sequence sequence caacaaggataacaaatacgctggtatcaccatcaccagccaatctgacgagcgcaatctcgatggcagcagccaatggaggtgAATCTATTTCATACTTTATACTCATCATTTTAAGAACTAAAGATAACCATAAggcaaattttattatttcaacccatagctatgcccagtctgactacaccactcgcgaagagtctcaggtccagaagaagatgcaaggagtcacctacgattcctacggcaaagaatcgtacggtgaagtcctaggCAACACTAACAAAGGatcctcttactgggtttccCCTGAAGGCCAGaagttcactttgacctgggccGCTGATGAAGCCGGtttccagcccaaaggtgatcacttgcccgtcgccccCGTCCACGAATATGAGCTCCCTGTTGCCGCTGTTCACATCCCTTTCAACGGCAAAGGCTATAAGATTTACTAAATTATATAAAATCCTGTCTGAacacattatttaaatttctgtaCTGAATGCACTGACATTCTTGTATTATCGgtacaaaaaatacatgttaaTATGAATGTCAATCTAAAATCACGTCAGAAAAGTGTGGGTTTGTGCGTCGTAGCCGTATTAACTTTAACCACATTTTATAATCGACGTGGGCACCTATAGTTTCTTCCATTTAGAAATAAGTGTTGGTTCCCAATGCAACCAACCCACGTAGTCGCAATTTAAAGTTATTCAAAGTGTTCCGATCCTTAAGTCACTCTTTCACCCATTATCGCCTTGCAATTATCATCAGATTTATCACTGAAATTCGAGTGATTAACTTAACCTGTATAGATATTTACCAACAGgcttttattaataaaattattttcatggaagaaaaacaattttacgtAAAAAATGTTATGATAGATGAATTGTTTAGTGTAACCAGCATTCGTAACGGGAATCTACCAGTCCCCCTACAAAATTTGGAAACTTCTCTTCAGTTTGCCGCTAGGTGGCAGGTAAACCACACATTCACGGATATCTTCTAATATTTTAGTCGTCTGCTGTGTATTCTGTATTGTCACATCAGTAATTCTTCGGGAGCAAACAATCAATGGTATTTGCAACACTATCATTTATTGCTTTTAGCCAACAATCAAGCCAAAGGTATTCTTTACTCCGCCATGCATTAAATGAAGCTGTGCGTGAGACCTGAGAGCGTTCGAATGTGCAAATCGACAAAATTTGTGCTCACACAGAGAAGTAACGTCTTTCAAACTGTTCATGTCCTGCGTGATAACGGTAAACGGATATGAAGACATATCATACTTTTATTTCACATCAGCAAATTAAACTTGCATAGTAcattaatatttcaatcttAATAGCCAAGATCAGTTTGTGAATAAGGAAGAGCAGGTGCAACCTGGAGTTCATATTTGGAAcaggagcaactgggagctcataGATATGGACAGGAGTGACAGGCAAGTGTTCACCGTTAGGCTGGAATCCAGCAGTCCACGTTGAAGTAAACTTCTGGCCTTCAGAGGAAACCCAGCAAGATGACCCTTTGGTGGTGTTGGCTATGACTTCGTCAttagtttcttttctgtaAGAGTCGTAGGTAATTCTTTGCATTTTCCTCTGAACTTGACATTCTTCAGGGGTAGTGTAGTCATACTGGGCATAGCTTTaggttggaaaaataaattttttttaatgtgagTGTCTTTAATCCCTTTGTTAATAAGTGTAAAACATGAAATGTACTTacttccattggctgctgccatcgatgttgcgctcGTCGGATTGACTGGTGATGGTAATGTCAGCGTACTTGTTATCCTTATTGTACCTAGAAGCAGAGTAGAGGAGTAAAGTAGCTGTTAGTTTTGTATTCCAGCTTGTAACTGGATGGTAGGGCAGTAGCAACAGCCAAAActgcgaaaacaaaatattcgtttttcaaTAAGTGATGAAATTGTGAactgtcaaaataaaaatatctatgCTGACCAGTTTCATGTTGGCTATTGTGGAAGGCTTAAACAACTGATGACTTCAATGGTTTCCAAACAGTTTTATGTAGCCGACAAAAAAGGGTGTGCAATTTtccattcatttcgtttcttaaccttttttttttgaaaacgtcgATCAAC is a genomic window containing:
- the LOC130691150 gene encoding larval cuticle protein III/IV-like; translation: MQGVTYDSYGKESYGEVLGNTNKGSSYWVSPEGQKFTLTWAADEAGFQPKGDHLPVAPVHEYELPVAAVHIPFNGKGYKIY